gaaaattttgtaagtaatcaattagttttaatttaagtgAAAAAAGTTTGTTACTAATACCTGGATCTAAAAGTTTGAATATCTTTTCTTATTAACCATGTGCCTTTGTGGCTTTCTCCTCCTTAAGAATCTGAATGTGCTGAAgttaaaattcgaaaatattgaaaattgccCAAGAGCTATGACTAGATATTAAGTATATGTCAACAACTCTAATATTTATACCGTCTTTGAAATTCGTTGAATGTCGTTTTCAAAACTGTTTTGAAACTTGTCTTTGAcatagacatatatatatatatatatatatacatataagtatATAGACGTTGATTTTTCCATCCTcaatgtacaaaaatttatgatattttaatgatgaTTAAGTTATGATTTcttaacacacacacaaaattaattaacgcaaAGATTATCTATTGTGATAAAAACATTAACGTGTCACTCGAGAGACTTTAGATATGTGAATGGAGCAGAACTTACGACTcatactataaataattaaaataattgatcgaAGAAATGTTTAAACAATCCCGAAAAACAATTAACATATCTGGAGTAGTATGGTATGTGTATCTAGATGTTCTAAATTATCGGTACTGTTTAAAATCGCAAATGACTAAAAGACGTTAAATCAAAATgaggagaggaaaggaaatAGAATACATTAAGGAGAGGATCGGGTTCATAAAAAAGGAAGCAAATTAAGGACAGGAAGATAGAATTCTGATAGACATTCCATAAATTGTAATACGCTGGAAAATACGTtggaaaattacaaaaaaaaaacgaaattttttGCCATAAAACTActtgtctttttatttttttttttttttttttttttggcaaagAACTCTGTGTCAATGcttgatttattatattataataatttaattattcccaTGAGAGATAAAAGCTTGAAGCTGAAATTCAAGACACTCGCGAGTTTTCTTCAAATCACATGTTAAGAAATTGTTTATAGCCATAAGACTTCAAATAATATGCTAGGTCTTACaagatcaattaaaaaaaaagagagagagagatttgcAAATATGCTCTATCATACATTTCGTAGATGCTTCATCACGTCCATTCTTTCAGCACGCGTTCGTAATCCTCTTCCTCGATGAACGGCTTGTCTATCGATCTGCAAAAAACAACGAATCGTTATATCGATTCgcatgtgaaaaaaattatttttaaaatatagaacTTATGATACAATTCTAAAATTCGAAGTTTGCAGTGCTCAAATTTGGCGATTTTGCAATTACAgcttttcaattatatttaaacatactCTATCATAAGCTCTCCGCAGTAGAGACATTCCGAAGCAACGAGCTCGTCGATATCGGCCTTGATCTGGTCCCTCGTAGATAAGGATACCGACGTCACCGAGGTGGTGTCCTCTGGCCGATTTGAAATGGCCGTAAGTTGTCGTTGAAGATCCGCTAATCTTGTCCTCTGCTCCATAGATAGCATCGGCGTTAATGCCGCCACCAAACAATCGCTATGAAATTTGTGGCCACAAGGGAATACGTAGAAGGATCTCAAAAGCAATTGCACCTCGCATGTATTGCACGTATCTTTGGCATGCACGTAAGTGCATCTGAAAGAGGCATAGTTTGAAGATCGTTCAAATATTCcgatcttttctttttcaatttgacaagggataaattatttttaatataattgaaaggGATTTGTTATCAATACCTGGTTCTAAAGGCTTGAATATCTTTCCTTATTAATTCTGCTGCCTTTGTGGCTTCCTGCATCTCCTCCTTAAGATCTTGAATGTGTTGGTTGTATTCctataagaaaagaaaaaaggaaaattgatgaaattcttattaatagaaatagaGTTTTGTCTTATCCAAAATTCATAATCCATCtggtaaaattatacaaatataattgtataaaattattaaaaatccaaattataaGTACAGTATTTTTAGAACCAGtgtaaaaagagagaagataAACAATCACAGTCGGTACCTGCAAGGAGTTGCAAATAGCTTCCTTGAAGTGATCGATGGTGACAAAATCGGAGAAAAACGGCAGAATATCTTCTATTCTAACTAAATTGCAGTGTTGCACGAACTCCATTGCTTGCTGTATGTCGTCCTTTTCTCGCACAACGTGCTCCGCTACAgcaatatatacacataattacAAACTATATCAGTTTTTTTAActgaattaattgaattttaactAAAACAATTCCGGATTACCTATCTTCAGCCACAATTTCTTTCTAAGTTCCTCATCGTGTTCGGGAGGCATGGCGGCGATCTGCCTAGCGAGATCGACGCTGATCGTAAGGGCGAGATCCATGGCGGTACTCCACAAACCCAGTAAGGCCGATAATTGCACGCAGGCTTCAGTCAAATTTACCTCCTGACATAATCGTAACGCGTAATGTACGTCGTAGTGCACCATGCTGATGTCTTGACctgaaaataatgattgttTTGTAGtgaatagaataatttataattagtacgaattagtttttcataaaaagtGCGAGTTGTTAACCTTGAGAGCTTATGTAGCGCATCACTTCGTCTTGCTTGTAACGCGCGTACAAAGATAGAAGGAAGTTATGAATCGCCTGCTCCTGCGAACCTTGCTTGTATACGCAAAATTCTAGATACTTAATAATTTCTCTCGCCTGTTgaagaaacaataaaattatccatGAAGTTACTTGCTAGCTAATCAAAGGAAATTGCATAGCATCTCTGTGTGCGATCTGCATTAAATGCTCCTTACATGCTTGTCATCACTGTTGCAAGAGATCAAAGCTGGCAGAAGCTTCGCCGGCTTCAGCGATGACCCTTGCGAGATTAAGACGGCCACGGTGGGTCGCGGCAATTCTTGCAGTAGAATCCCAGCGAATTGATAGAAGAGGTCCTTATTGTTCTGACTCTTGAGTACCCCGAGCGCCtccaaataattattcttgtaCAGATGCTGGCGAATCACCTCCTCGTAGTTGCAATGCATTATCGTCAAACGTATCAAATTGTCCTTGTCACCGTGACTGGCCATCAGGTCGTATATCGTGCTGCGATTCCTCTTGATGCATTCCTATGTTGAAAGTGCCAAAGTTAGTTCTcagattgatataaattttgaagataaatcgttatatatattaatttctaaataatttcacaaaaatataaaagttaacgTCTCTTTCACATTTGGGGTTAGTTTCTGCGCGTACCTCTACTTTGGGAATGATGAGGAAGCTATCAAACTGCTTCTGCAATTCTATATAATGTGGATCGTGAAGATAGGATGTGTTGCTGCTGCGCAGAGCTCCCATTTGATTCATGAATAATTCCGTCACCCATATGACGATCATTGTTATTTGTGTCTTGTCGTGCGTTTTTAAGCCATCGAGtttctttaacaataaaaattgaaacaaagtTATATTGAAGcaatataattgatttaaaaaatattactaaattacTCAGTTCTCATAATTCAtgcgaataattaattttggaatgatttaacaaaaaataaagcaaataataaagcaaataaaaaataaagcaaataaagcaaaaaataaagctgctgaataattatatttattgattactTTGCGCAGAAATGTTTTCAGAGCATCAATTTGCCATTCCTGCAGAAATTTTAACGATATCTCCTCGAAGGACGAATGAGTGTCCGCGTAAATTAACGCACTCTTCTCATATCTGCAGAAAAAATGAACGAcaaattagatgaaataagaatattttatacacacacgcacataaAAACTCACTCTTTGTTCTTGAAAAGCATCTCCGCTTGTTTCACCAGCACTTGGTCAATGTGTGCGGGGTTGTCTTTGCAATACTGCTTGGCCAGTTCAAATTCACCCTTATCGACATATACCTGCAATGAATGAAACAAGTGCCACCGctattttcaagaaatttaaattcttaatttaaactCTTCATTCTCTTTACCTGCCAAACATTCCTATCTTCTTTCGTTACTCTATACTTGAAGACTGCTCGTTCGCTGTAAGCCCAAATTGATCTCGTCGCCGGATCCTTAGTGATGCCGATTAATTTGCCGAGTACCTAAACATCATTAAATcgcgtaataaatattttatatctcgcGGGAAAATAGCTATAACGTAAAATTAGaaacatgaaatattaattataattagagcgcattcttgtaattttctaattctGAATGTGAtgttataattcaatatattacaattttaatataattatatattggaaataaaaaattaataattatcagaaTCATAAAGAACGATTCCCTTTCCCTCACTGAGAAATTTACGTACATCATTGTAAACGTCTTCAAATATCAATTCTTGATTCAAGAGCGACATGCCTTTTACATGATCCGGATACAACAATAACGCGTGAAACTCTGTCAACACGAATGACAACGGTGCTGAAGTAGTTTGTGAAATGTTACTGCTTATAAGACTCATTTCCGGACATGTCAACATCTGTTGATTAATCAGCACGTTATTCGTATCCGGTTTTGCATCAACCTAAAATCAATCATACACTCTTTATTTACagttcttaataaaaattctaaaaagttACCATATATGCGATAACAATAattgtgaatatatatatggttCCAGAAAATTGTgcaagatatttcaaaaagtgTAACAAGTGTAGGAATGTagatttagatttatattaacattttaatctatagagaaacgaaataaaaacgcaataatatcataattattacctGGGCGTATAGAATACCAGTCTCCGTCAACCATCCGAATGATTTTGGTACAGCACCCAAGGATGGATagtaaaattgcatttttgaaTAGGGAAGAGAACTTATCACTTCACTAAAGCTCTCTGCAATAAACATATAGCATGCaatttgtttattgaaataataattctaatacgCAGTATGtataaaacgttttttaaaacttctaCAGATAAAATACTCAGCAACTGATTTTTTTGTAGCAACTGTTGAGAGAACTTGAATGAATAAGAAACACTGAGCCATACGTAATATATTGCTTGAAAATATCGACATCAGATAAAACATTCGCTTACCTTGCGCATTCAGATATCTGTAAAACACCTGCTGCAAAAGAGGCTTTTCTTCGGGATTAGCGATGGCACCGATGTACTGATAAATGCGCATAAGAGTGGTCACAATGatcatatatttatcacaattcGGGATTTTGTGGAATTCTATTCCAGTGATTGGAGGCTTGCTATTTTTCCCTATGTCGAATACCTGAAATCACATTGGTAATATCAGAAATACACTATCATTAGAATagttaatttcaaaaaatattttttatatgtttgctGCTTTTTAACAACTCCTCTCCTCCTTCCCTCCCTTCCATCCCACCACTACCAAAAATAACAATACTAATGAGAAGGTATTCTCTAATTATTTACCTAAATCTCATTTAGATAATTTGTAGGACATTATATGCagataaaagagaaatttagaACTCACCAATCCTCCTAC
The window above is part of the Linepithema humile isolate Giens D197 chromosome 8, Lhum_UNIL_v1.0, whole genome shotgun sequence genome. Proteins encoded here:
- the dor gene encoding vacuolar protein sorting-associated protein 18 homolog isoform X2 — its product is MTSMFDQYEQASQRSKQVLAPPIRPDISTAGFIQMKLQDDGPIFTKQKVNFLPSDRILYLVVSSNTIVIAMANNILLRIDMKQPDKTEEIDISKYALSMKISGLFLDPLGHHLLISLVSKHGDNPPSELFYLHRKTAKLKQAGKFKGHEITAVGWNFSNTSETTSGSILLGTSKGLIFETEIGLETDKIFNTSLEQYWRQVFDIGKNSKPPITGIEFHKIPNCDKYMIIVTTLMRIYQYIGAIANPEEKPLLQQVFYRYLNAQESFSEVISSLPYSKMQFYYPSLGAVPKSFGWLTETGILYAQVDAKPDTNNVLINQQMLTCPEMSLISSNISQTTSAPLSFVLTEFHALLLYPDHVKGMSLLNQELIFEDVYNDVLGKLIGITKDPATRSIWAYSERAVFKYRVTKEDRNVWQVYVDKGEFELAKQYCKDNPAHIDQVLVKQAEMLFKNKEYEKSALIYADTHSSFEEISLKFLQEWQIDALKTFLRKKLDGLKTHDKTQITMIVIWVTELFMNQMGALRSSNTSYLHDPHYIELQKQFDSFLIIPKVEECIKRNRSTIYDLMASHGDKDNLIRLTIMHCNYEEVIRQHLYKNNYLEALGVLKSQNNKDLFYQFAGILLQELPRPTVAVLISQGSSLKPAKLLPALISCNSDDKHAREIIKYLEFCVYKQGSQEQAIHNFLLSLYARYKQDEVMRYISSQGQDISMVHYDVHYALRLCQEVNLTEACVQLSALLGLWSTAMDLALTISVDLARQIAAMPPEHDEELRKKLWLKIAEHVVREKDDIQQAMEFVQHCNLVRIEDILPFFSDFVTIDHFKEAICNSLQEYNQHIQDLKEEMQEATKAAELIRKDIQAFRTRCTYVHAKDTCNTCEVQLLLRSFYVFPCGHKFHSDCLVAALTPMLSMEQRTRLADLQRQLTAISNRPEDTTSVTSVSLSTRDQIKADIDELVASECLYCGELMIESIDKPFIEEEDYERVLKEWT
- the dor gene encoding vacuolar protein sorting-associated protein 18 homolog isoform X1, producing the protein MTSMFDQYEQASQRSKQVLAPPIRPDISTAGFIQMKLQDDGPIFTKQKVNFLPSDRILYLVVSSNTIVIAMANNILLRIDMKQPDKTEEIDISKYALSMKISGLFLDPLGHHLLISLVSKHGDNPPSELFYLHRKTAKLKQAGKFKGHEITAVGWNFSNTSETTSGSILLGTSKGLIFETEIGLETDKIFNTSLEQYWRQLPNYLPLYGAKEVGGLVFDIGKNSKPPITGIEFHKIPNCDKYMIIVTTLMRIYQYIGAIANPEEKPLLQQVFYRYLNAQESFSEVISSLPYSKMQFYYPSLGAVPKSFGWLTETGILYAQVDAKPDTNNVLINQQMLTCPEMSLISSNISQTTSAPLSFVLTEFHALLLYPDHVKGMSLLNQELIFEDVYNDVLGKLIGITKDPATRSIWAYSERAVFKYRVTKEDRNVWQVYVDKGEFELAKQYCKDNPAHIDQVLVKQAEMLFKNKEYEKSALIYADTHSSFEEISLKFLQEWQIDALKTFLRKKLDGLKTHDKTQITMIVIWVTELFMNQMGALRSSNTSYLHDPHYIELQKQFDSFLIIPKVEECIKRNRSTIYDLMASHGDKDNLIRLTIMHCNYEEVIRQHLYKNNYLEALGVLKSQNNKDLFYQFAGILLQELPRPTVAVLISQGSSLKPAKLLPALISCNSDDKHAREIIKYLEFCVYKQGSQEQAIHNFLLSLYARYKQDEVMRYISSQGQDISMVHYDVHYALRLCQEVNLTEACVQLSALLGLWSTAMDLALTISVDLARQIAAMPPEHDEELRKKLWLKIAEHVVREKDDIQQAMEFVQHCNLVRIEDILPFFSDFVTIDHFKEAICNSLQEYNQHIQDLKEEMQEATKAAELIRKDIQAFRTRCTYVHAKDTCNTCEVQLLLRSFYVFPCGHKFHSDCLVAALTPMLSMEQRTRLADLQRQLTAISNRPEDTTSVTSVSLSTRDQIKADIDELVASECLYCGELMIESIDKPFIEEEDYERVLKEWT